In Tubulanus polymorphus chromosome 8, tnTubPoly1.2, whole genome shotgun sequence, one genomic interval encodes:
- the LOC141910328 gene encoding uncharacterized protein LOC141910328, which yields MSNDSIACDDELSISDNFIQRVTFLPIIITIGIFLNSLNIAILKRQSSQHRSLFLLRALAVADISFLVVKFFREFLRQLLNVAVYGLAFQRLDEMENGPNERFFGFYMLYFPMVIFNRSTKLTRNWITVLIATERVFSLGFPLFAQAHITERRLYVCICIQYVLFACFAIGFMLNIGHSTYWFDVCTGIYIPLLTKRKLNPVEYAVYRTLSALTSAFTSLLPVLFLLILNTFLVFVLRNIGRIRVNLTQDPKYRNIDRKATKMTIAIVVMFLLLEPATSVRPYVNTIV from the coding sequence ATGTCGAATGATTCAATCGCGTGCGACGATGAACTAAGTATTTCAGATAACTTCATACAAAGAGTGACTTTCCTGCCGATTATCATAACAATCGGTATTTTCCTGAACAGCCTGAACATTGCTATTCTCAAACGCCAGTCATCGCAGCACAGGTCGCTGTTTCTCCTCAGAGCGTTAGCCGTTGCCGATATTTCTTTTCTGGTCGTGAAATTCTTTCGCGAATTCTTACGTCAATTGCTGAACGTCGCAGTCTATGGACTCGCGTTTCAAAGACTAGACGAAATGGAGAATGGTCCCAATGAAAGATTTTTCGGATTCTATATGCTGTATTTTCCAATGGTGATCTTTAACCGATCGACTAAGTTGACGAGGAACTGGATAACGGTGCTGATAGCTACGGAACGAGTTTTTAGTCTCGGTTTCCCGTTGTTCGCCCAGGCTCATATAACCGAACGCCGTTTAtatgtttgtatttgtatacAGTATGTTTTATTCGCTTGTTTCGCCATTGGATTCATGTTAAATATAGGACATTCTACGTATTGGTTTGATGTCTGTACGGGAATTTACATTCCATTGCtcacaaaaagaaaattaaatccAGTTGAATATGCGGTTTATCGCACATTATCGGCTTTAACGTCTGCTTTCACGAGTCTTTTGCCCGTTCTATTTCTCCTGATCCTCAACACGTTTCTTGTATTCGTGCTACGAAACATCGGTAGAATTAGAGTGAATCTCACGCAAGACCCAAAATACAGAAACATCGACCGAAAAGCTACGAAAATGACAATCGCTATCGTCGTCATGTTTCTTCTTTTAGAACCTGCAACATCAGTTAGACCCTATGTTAACACAATAGTATAA
- the LOC141910329 gene encoding FMRFamide receptor-like yields MNYSATTTVAETTVDCNRPYVFKNVLLVSVKLAGALPISIVGIILNTFSILIIRRQSSDHNSLYLLSCLALADILFLVFNTIQEPLRFVVSWFTQGTHMFWFPYLSWGVRPWIYKTAWIPRYSAQLTRNWITVLLVLERCVSLTFPFFARSHITKYRIKIIVCCMVFGFGVLYSPFVIGTRVNTWFFDACNNVLVMGIGSAKGKVRSGFFRAFKWFDQFIAALIKELLPAILLMIFNCYLIWILRKLTAKRKEMTGERNISRLDVKAIKIAIAIVVLFVVCELPPSYRSIYEFLARFINLPRIWQSGDAVYITQMMFDNLLPTLNSSVNFFIYYVANDHFRATAKELILKCRFCRRKAE; encoded by the coding sequence ATGAATTATAGTGCGACGACCACAGTAGCTGAAACTACCGTAGACTGTAATCGACCGTACGTTTTCAAAAACGTGCTTCTCGTCAGCGTAAAACTAGCGGGCGCTCTACCGATCAGTATCGTCGGCATCATTCTGAATACGTTCAGTATTCTCATCATACGTCGCCAGTCGTCTGATCACAACTCGTTGTACCTGTTAAGCTGTCTCGCACTGGCCGATATACTCTTCCTTGTTTTCAACACGATTCAGGAACCGTTGCGTTTCGTCGTGTCCTGGTTCACGCAAGGAACTCACATGTTTTGGTTTCCGTACCTGAGCTGGGGTGTGCGACCGTGGATCTATAAAACGGCTTGGATTCCGCGATATTCGGCGCAGTTGACGCGCAACTGGATAACCGTGCTGTTAGTTTTAGAACGATGCGTATCTTTAACTTTTCCATTTTTCGCCAGATCTCACATTACAAAATACAGaataaaaatcattgtttgttGTATGGTTTTTGGCTTTGGTGTATTATACTCGCCTTTCGTTATCGGCACACGCGTAAACACTTGGTTCTTTGACGCTTGTAACAATGTTCTCGTAATGGGCATCGGTTCAGCAAAAGGGAAGGTACGATCGGGCTTCTTCCGTGCTTTCAAATGGTTTGACCAATTCATCGCTGCAttaattaaagaattattGCCGGCAATTTTactaatgattttcaattgcTACCTGATATGGATTCTTCGTAAACTGACGgcgaaaagaaaagaaatgacTGGCGAAAGAAATATATCGCGTCTCGACGTGAAAGCTATCAAAATTGCTATAGCTATTGTCGTTCTATTTGTCGTCTGCGAACTACCGCCATCTTATCGATCTATCTATGAATTCCTAGCCCGTTTTATAAACCTTCCAAGAATTTGGCAATCCGGCGACGCGGTATACATCACTCAAATGATGTTCGACAACCTTTTACCAACTTTGAACTCGTCGGtaaatttctttatctattacGTGGCCAACGATCATTTTAGAGCTACCGCTAAAGAGCTGATTCTGAAATGTCGCTTTTGCCGACGAAAGGCGGAATGA